One stretch of Pedobacter riviphilus DNA includes these proteins:
- a CDS encoding cation:proton antiporter domain-containing protein, producing the protein MHLPDLIADLGLILAAAGITTLIFKRIKQPLVLGYILAGLLVGSHLDFFPSVTDTKSINIWGEIGVIFLLFSLGLEFSFKKLVKVGGSASITAIVKVLFIILAGYLVGKAMGWKDMDSLFLGGILSISSTMITIKAFEELGLKHKKFAGLVFGVLIVEDLVAILLLVLFSTLAVSQQSAGTEMLYSILKLAFFLVLWFLGGIFLVPSFLKATKKLMNDETMLVVSLALCLVMVLLADKVGFSPALGAFIMGSILAETTQAERIEHLTKSVKDLFAAVFFVSVGMLIDPSMLVKYWVPILVATVVIIFGKIIFTILGALLSGQPLKTSVQSGMSLAQIGEFSFIIASLGLTLKVTSNFLYPIAVAAAAITTFTTPYLIKLSEPFYQYLNRVLPKKWLNGIERYSSSTEGITTLSDWKVLLRSYIFNTIIHSVIIIAIIFLAYRYVQPFIVSNISDSLTSIIISVVVSFILMSPFLWALSIRRIQRTAYSHLWLNKKYTRGPLIAIEFFRIALGIFFVGFLMYEFFDTWIAAVIALGLIVIGMIIFSRKLQSFYDKLERRFMLNLNARESQKPNILPWDTHLTELIVSPESEVVGKTLAELMIREKYGVNIALIERGRNNIPTPGRDERLYPNDKLLLIGADDQLAAVKALLEVDAPETAEESNFPNKEMTLQKVVVHAESPVYGLSIRNAGIREKAQALIVGIERGTDRILNPSSDFVFDNGDVIWIVGNNKKIKEVI; encoded by the coding sequence ATGCATTTACCCGATTTAATTGCCGATTTAGGATTAATCCTTGCTGCTGCAGGGATAACCACCCTCATATTTAAACGAATTAAACAACCCCTGGTTTTAGGTTATATACTGGCTGGCCTGTTGGTTGGCTCACATTTAGATTTTTTTCCTTCAGTTACCGATACAAAAAGCATCAATATTTGGGGTGAAATAGGCGTAATTTTCCTTTTATTCAGTTTAGGTTTAGAATTCAGTTTTAAAAAACTGGTTAAAGTTGGCGGTTCAGCCTCTATTACGGCGATTGTAAAAGTCCTTTTTATCATTCTAGCGGGCTACTTAGTCGGTAAAGCAATGGGTTGGAAAGACATGGATAGTTTATTCTTAGGGGGGATTTTGTCCATCTCATCAACAATGATTACCATTAAGGCCTTTGAAGAACTTGGTTTAAAACATAAAAAGTTTGCTGGCCTGGTTTTCGGGGTTTTAATTGTTGAAGATCTGGTGGCCATCTTGTTACTGGTATTATTCTCTACCCTGGCGGTTAGTCAGCAATCGGCAGGTACAGAAATGCTTTATTCCATCTTAAAACTGGCTTTTTTCCTGGTACTTTGGTTCCTGGGCGGAATATTCCTGGTTCCATCATTTCTCAAAGCAACCAAGAAATTAATGAATGACGAAACCATGTTGGTGGTATCGTTAGCCTTATGTTTGGTAATGGTATTACTGGCCGATAAGGTGGGCTTCTCTCCTGCCCTGGGTGCATTTATTATGGGTTCCATTTTAGCAGAAACCACACAGGCAGAAAGAATCGAACATTTAACTAAATCGGTAAAGGATTTATTCGCAGCAGTGTTTTTTGTTTCAGTTGGTATGCTGATTGATCCTTCCATGCTGGTTAAGTATTGGGTTCCAATTTTAGTAGCTACCGTGGTTATTATCTTCGGGAAAATCATATTTACCATATTAGGTGCATTATTATCTGGCCAGCCGCTAAAAACTTCGGTACAATCAGGTATGAGTTTGGCACAGATTGGCGAGTTTTCATTCATCATTGCCTCATTAGGTTTAACACTTAAAGTAACCAGCAATTTCCTCTATCCTATCGCGGTAGCAGCAGCGGCGATCACGACCTTTACTACACCATATTTAATTAAACTATCTGAGCCTTTTTACCAGTATTTGAACCGTGTTTTACCAAAAAAATGGCTTAATGGTATCGAAAGATATAGCTCCAGTACCGAAGGGATTACCACCTTAAGCGATTGGAAGGTTTTATTGAGGTCTTATATCTTTAATACGATTATCCACTCGGTAATCATCATAGCAATCATATTTCTGGCTTACCGATATGTTCAGCCTTTTATTGTAAGCAATATTTCCGATAGTTTAACTTCTATTATTATCAGTGTAGTGGTTTCGTTTATTTTAATGTCGCCATTTTTATGGGCGTTATCTATCCGAAGGATCCAGCGAACAGCCTATTCCCACCTTTGGCTGAACAAAAAATATACCCGGGGCCCGTTAATTGCCATTGAGTTTTTCAGAATTGCCTTAGGGATTTTCTTTGTAGGTTTTTTAATGTATGAGTTTTTTGATACCTGGATTGCCGCTGTAATTGCATTGGGTTTAATTGTCATCGGTATGATCATTTTCTCGCGAAAATTACAGTCATTTTATGATAAACTGGAAAGGCGTTTCATGTTGAACCTGAACGCCCGTGAAAGCCAAAAACCAAATATTTTACCTTGGGATACCCACTTAACTGAACTCATTGTTTCTCCCGAATCGGAAGTGGTTGGAAAAACACTCGCCGAATTAATGATCAGGGAAAAATATGGCGTTAACATTGCTTTAATAGAACGTGGAAGAAATAACATTCCAACGCCTGGAAGAGACGAGCGGCTTTATCCAAACGATAAACTGCTATTAATTGGTGCTGATGATCAATTGGCTGCTGTTAAAGCACTTTTAGAAGTTGATGCTCCAGAAACAGCTGAAGAAAGTAATTTCCCAAATAAAGAAATGACCTTGCAAAAGGTAGTTGTTCATGCCGAATCGCCGGTTTATGGATTAAGCATTAGAAATGCAGGTATCCGCGAAAAAGCGCAGGCATTAATTGTTGGCATAGAAAGGGGTACTGATCGGATATTGAATCCTTCATCAGACTTTGTATTCGACAATGGCGATGTAATTTGGATTGTAGGCAATAACAAGAAGATCAAGGAGGTTATATAG
- a CDS encoding DUF3098 domain-containing protein codes for MAEKKTGPVVKDVKSELVFTKKNYQLLLISIAIVAVGFILMMGTTGNIYDFRRTLLAPIVVLAGFAFGIYAILKK; via the coding sequence ATGGCAGAAAAAAAAACAGGTCCGGTTGTAAAGGACGTTAAAAGCGAATTGGTTTTTACCAAGAAAAACTACCAGTTATTGTTAATCAGCATTGCAATTGTTGCAGTTGGCTTTATATTAATGATGGGTACCACTGGCAATATTTATGATTTCAGAAGAACTTTACTGGCACCGATAGTGGTGTTAGCGGGTTTTGCTTTTGGTATTTATGCTATCCTAAAAAAATAA
- a CDS encoding cell division protein FtsX, producing MEEFEVSDASKKTKTVYISTIISIALVLLMLGLLGLVLVHAKNLSNYVKENIVLNIIVDEGAKEADVLAFQKELNANPAVKQTQYVNKELAARNLTQDLGEDFVNFLGYNPLTSTFDVYLKAEYANNKSIDALKANISKNPVVKEVVYQSSLIDMVNKNINTIGLIILAFAALLLIISIALINNTIRLAIYSQRFLIKSMQLVGATKNFIRRPFLLYAALHGLIAAFIAIIILLATLIYARKEVPEIIILNNYQEFGFVFIGLLIVGIFITGISTWFAVSRYLRLKSYHLYR from the coding sequence ATGGAAGAATTCGAAGTAAGTGATGCATCCAAGAAAACCAAAACCGTTTATATTTCTACTATAATCAGTATTGCCTTGGTTTTACTAATGCTGGGGCTGCTTGGTTTGGTACTTGTACATGCCAAAAACCTGTCTAACTACGTTAAAGAAAACATCGTTTTAAACATTATTGTTGATGAAGGTGCAAAAGAAGCCGATGTTTTAGCCTTTCAGAAAGAGTTAAATGCAAATCCTGCAGTAAAACAAACTCAATATGTAAACAAAGAGCTTGCCGCAAGAAATTTAACCCAGGATTTAGGTGAAGATTTTGTTAACTTTTTAGGATACAACCCACTAACTTCTACCTTTGATGTGTATTTAAAAGCGGAATATGCGAATAACAAAAGTATTGATGCCTTAAAAGCAAATATTTCTAAAAACCCTGTGGTTAAAGAAGTGGTTTACCAAAGTTCTTTAATTGATATGGTAAATAAAAATATTAATACTATCGGTTTAATTATTTTAGCCTTTGCAGCATTACTACTGATTATCTCTATAGCACTGATTAACAACACAATAAGATTAGCAATCTACTCGCAGCGCTTTTTAATTAAAAGTATGCAGCTGGTTGGTGCAACGAAAAACTTTATTAGACGTCCTTTCTTATTGTATGCTGCTTTGCACGGCCTAATTGCCGCATTTATTGCCATTATTATTTTACTGGCAACTTTAATTTATGCCCGCAAAGAGGTACCAGAGATTATTATTTTAAATAACTACCAGGAATTTGGCTTCGTATTTATAGGCCTTTTAATTGTGGGTATTTTTATAACAGGTATTAGTACATGGTTTGCAGTAAGCAGATATTTACGTTTAAAATCTTATCATCTTTATAGATAA
- a CDS encoding bifunctional riboflavin kinase/FAD synthetase — MKIYNNLSDFKKLDNAIVTIGTFDGVHFGHQKIIKQLVQKAKADNGESVILTFFPHPRMIIDPENQDLKMINTINEKAEILKGLGVDHLIITPFTRDFSNQLPEDYIKNTLVNNIGTKHIIIGYDHRFGKDRSGNLSDLKAAGLHYGFSVEEIMEQDIHDVAVSSTKIRQALLAGDVSLANDYLGYPFSIFGRVIKGDKIGRTIGFPTANIFVEETYKLIPGDGIYAVTVDMSAEFKEEGPESTNRFQTSDSGLRTYKGMAYIGQRPTINGMTRNIEVNIFDFNQEIYGQDIKMNFLKFLRHDVKFTGLEALTIQLQKDKEATLAYFESVS; from the coding sequence TTGAAGATATACAATAACCTTTCGGATTTTAAAAAATTAGATAATGCCATTGTAACCATTGGCACTTTTGACGGTGTGCACTTCGGACACCAAAAAATCATTAAACAACTGGTACAAAAGGCGAAGGCCGATAATGGAGAAAGTGTAATATTAACTTTTTTCCCCCACCCGAGAATGATTATCGATCCAGAAAACCAGGATCTGAAGATGATCAATACCATTAATGAAAAAGCCGAGATTTTAAAAGGTCTGGGTGTAGATCATTTAATCATCACGCCATTTACAAGAGACTTCTCTAATCAGTTGCCTGAAGATTATATAAAAAACACATTGGTGAATAACATTGGCACCAAGCATATTATTATTGGTTACGACCACCGTTTTGGTAAAGACCGTTCTGGAAATTTAAGCGATTTAAAAGCCGCTGGTTTACATTATGGTTTTAGTGTTGAAGAAATTATGGAGCAGGATATTCATGATGTTGCGGTAAGCTCTACCAAAATCCGTCAGGCATTACTCGCTGGAGATGTAAGTTTAGCCAATGATTATCTGGGTTATCCGTTTTCTATTTTTGGAAGGGTAATTAAAGGTGATAAAATTGGCAGAACAATTGGTTTCCCAACAGCTAATATCTTTGTCGAAGAAACTTATAAACTGATTCCAGGCGATGGCATCTATGCGGTTACTGTTGATATGAGTGCCGAATTTAAAGAAGAAGGTCCAGAATCGACAAACAGATTTCAGACTTCAGACTCTGGACTTCGAACTTATAAAGGAATGGCCTACATTGGGCAGCGACCAACCATTAACGGGATGACCAGAAATATTGAAGTAAATATTTTCGATTTTAACCAGGAAATTTATGGCCAGGATATTAAAATGAACTTTTTGAAATTCCTTCGTCACGACGTAAAATTTACCGGATTAGAAGCCCTAACCATTCAATTACAAAAAGACAAGGAGGCTACTTTAGCTTATTTTGAATCTGTAAGTTAA
- a CDS encoding undecaprenyl-diphosphate phosphatase, with amino-acid sequence MNSFEAIVLAIVEGLTEFLPVSSTGHMIIASSLMGIASEPFVKLFTIAIQLGAILSVVVLYFKRFFKSINFYIKLIVAFIPAAVFGLLLSKKIDELLESPMAVGISLLVGGVILLFVDKWFNKPTINEEENVTYLTALKIGFFQCIAMIPGVSRSGATIVGGMSQKLSRKVAAEFSFFLAVPTMFAATAKKLYDFYKEGHTITHEQTNLLIIGNVVAFVVALLAIKSFIGYLNKNGFKVFGWYRIAAGLIIIILLLSGHKLQII; translated from the coding sequence ATGAACTCTTTTGAAGCCATTGTCCTTGCCATTGTTGAAGGATTAACTGAATTTTTGCCTGTATCGAGCACCGGACACATGATTATTGCCTCGTCTTTAATGGGCATTGCATCAGAACCATTTGTAAAACTTTTCACCATTGCGATACAATTGGGTGCAATACTTTCGGTTGTTGTACTCTATTTCAAAAGATTTTTCAAATCAATAAATTTCTACATTAAATTAATAGTCGCATTTATTCCGGCGGCAGTATTTGGCCTGCTATTAAGCAAAAAAATCGACGAGTTACTGGAAAGCCCAATGGCTGTTGGTATTTCGCTATTAGTTGGCGGTGTTATCTTATTATTTGTTGATAAATGGTTCAACAAACCAACCATTAATGAAGAGGAGAACGTAACCTATTTAACGGCATTGAAAATCGGTTTCTTCCAATGTATTGCCATGATACCGGGCGTATCGCGCTCGGGAGCCACTATTGTTGGTGGTATGAGTCAGAAATTAAGCAGAAAAGTTGCCGCAGAATTTTCATTCTTCTTAGCAGTACCTACCATGTTTGCTGCAACAGCGAAAAAACTTTACGATTTTTATAAAGAAGGGCACACCATTACCCATGAGCAAACGAACCTCTTAATTATTGGTAATGTAGTTGCTTTTGTAGTGGCACTTTTGGCGATAAAAAGTTTTATCGGGTACTTAAACAAAAATGGTTTCAAGGTTTTTGGATGGTATAGAATTGCTGCTGGTTTAATTATTATCATCTTATTGCTCAGCGGACACAAATTACAGATTATATAA
- a CDS encoding YitT family protein — MNHVKNRNTRFIKEILLIIAGVTSACFGLKSFLMPSHFIDGGVTGISLLLSTLTGWNLSYLIAIINIPFVILGYRQIGKGFALKTAIAIAALSLALIILPFQPITHDKLLIAFFGGLFLGGGIGLAMRGGCVIDGTEVLALYISKNSILTVGNIILILNIIIFAFAAYFLNIETALYAILTYLSASSTIDFIVNGIEQYTGVTIISEHQEAIKGFIINEMKRGVTIYKGEGGYGEKKDIDIIFTVVTKLEMSKLQTAIRQIDSDAFVIQQQIADLKGGVVKRHALH; from the coding sequence ATGAACCACGTCAAAAACAGGAATACCAGGTTTATAAAAGAAATTCTTTTAATTATTGCAGGTGTAACTTCGGCATGTTTCGGCTTAAAAAGCTTTTTAATGCCCAGCCATTTTATTGATGGCGGTGTTACGGGTATTTCTCTTTTGCTAAGCACCTTAACTGGCTGGAACTTATCGTACCTTATTGCCATAATCAATATTCCATTTGTTATTTTAGGTTACAGGCAGATTGGTAAAGGCTTTGCTCTTAAAACTGCTATTGCCATTGCTGCACTCTCATTGGCGCTAATTATCCTACCCTTTCAGCCCATTACACACGATAAATTGCTTATTGCATTTTTTGGCGGTTTATTTTTAGGTGGGGGGATTGGATTGGCCATGCGTGGTGGCTGCGTAATTGATGGTACAGAGGTTTTAGCACTCTACATTAGTAAAAACAGCATTTTAACTGTTGGAAATATCATCCTGATTTTAAATATCATTATTTTTGCTTTCGCTGCTTATTTCTTAAATATCGAAACGGCGCTGTATGCCATTCTAACGTATTTATCAGCGTCGAGCACTATCGATTTCATCGTAAACGGTATAGAACAATACACGGGTGTGACCATTATTTCAGAACATCAGGAAGCCATAAAGGGGTTCATTATTAACGAAATGAAACGTGGTGTAACCATTTATAAAGGCGAAGGTGGTTACGGAGAAAAGAAAGATATCGACATTATTTTCACCGTTGTTACCAAGTTAGAGATGAGCAAGTTACAAACCGCTATCCGGCAGATTGATTCGGATGCCTTTGTAATACAACAACAGATTGCCGATTTAAAAGGCGGGGTGGTTAAACGCCATGCCTTACATTAA
- a CDS encoding DEAD/DEAH box helicase, protein MLFKELNLIEPILKALETEGYTQPTPIQEQSIPTILKGKDLLGCAQTGTGKTAAFAIPMLQLLHEKHINTKATKNIKALVLTPTRELAIQIEESFKAYGRHLNLRHLVIFGGVNQHSQVEALRKGVDILVATPGRLLDLMNQGFISLNTIELFVLDEADRMLDMGFIHDVKRVVAKLPAKRQTLFFSATMPDEIQKLANTILSSPTKVEVTPISSTAETIVQSVYFVDKPDKKKLLIHLLEDKKIETALVFTRTKHGADRIVKDLAHAGIKAAAIHGNKSQNARQRALTDFKDRKIRVLVATDIAARGIDIDQLSHVFNFELPNIPESYVHRIGRTGRAGANGIAISFCDAEENEYLLDIQKLIKITLPVVDDHPYPLSWESMLAKNQVKRKPQAQSKGGGGAKKGGDGNMSGKPRNASNNRRFGGNRRKRD, encoded by the coding sequence ATGTTATTCAAAGAATTAAACCTCATTGAGCCTATTCTAAAGGCCCTTGAGACAGAAGGTTATACACAACCAACACCAATACAGGAGCAGTCTATTCCAACGATATTAAAAGGTAAAGACTTATTAGGTTGCGCACAAACCGGCACCGGAAAAACAGCAGCCTTTGCCATCCCGATGTTGCAGTTACTGCACGAAAAACACATCAACACCAAAGCAACCAAAAATATAAAGGCACTAGTTTTAACACCCACACGCGAGCTGGCCATCCAGATTGAAGAAAGTTTTAAAGCTTATGGCCGTCATTTAAATCTACGCCATCTGGTAATTTTTGGTGGCGTAAATCAACACTCGCAGGTAGAAGCCTTAAGAAAAGGTGTTGATATTTTAGTGGCAACACCTGGCCGTTTATTAGATTTAATGAACCAGGGTTTCATTAGCTTAAACACCATCGAATTATTCGTATTGGATGAGGCCGATCGTATGCTCGATATGGGCTTTATTCACGACGTAAAAAGAGTGGTGGCTAAATTACCAGCTAAACGCCAGACTTTATTTTTCTCGGCAACCATGCCAGATGAAATCCAGAAGTTGGCCAATACGATTTTATCTAGCCCGACAAAAGTAGAAGTTACCCCTATTTCTTCTACGGCCGAAACGATTGTTCAATCGGTTTATTTTGTAGACAAACCTGATAAAAAGAAATTATTGATCCACCTTCTTGAGGATAAAAAGATCGAAACTGCTTTGGTTTTTACCCGTACCAAACATGGTGCAGATCGTATTGTTAAGGATTTGGCCCATGCAGGCATTAAAGCCGCCGCCATTCACGGTAATAAATCGCAAAATGCCAGACAAAGGGCATTAACTGATTTTAAAGACAGAAAAATCCGCGTTTTGGTCGCTACCGATATTGCTGCTCGTGGTATTGATATTGATCAGTTATCACATGTTTTCAATTTCGAATTGCCGAATATCCCTGAATCTTATGTACACAGAATTGGCCGTACAGGCCGTGCTGGTGCAAATGGTATTGCCATTTCTTTCTGCGATGCGGAAGAAAACGAATACTTATTGGATATCCAGAAGCTAATCAAAATTACACTTCCGGTTGTAGATGATCATCCTTATCCACTAAGCTGGGAAAGTATGCTGGCTAAAAACCAGGTTAAACGTAAACCACAAGCCCAATCTAAAGGTGGTGGCGGTGCTAAAAAAGGTGGTGATGGCAATATGAGCGGCAAACCACGCAACGCCAGCAACAACAGAAGATTTGGTGGCAATAGAAGAAAAAGAGACTAG
- the leuS gene encoding leucine--tRNA ligase produces MDYQFKEIEQKWQKFWADHQTFKAENNSEKPKYYVLDMFPYPSGAGLHVGHPLGYIASDIFSRYKRLKGFNVLHPMGYDSFGLPAEQYAIQTGQHPAITTEANIATYRRQLDQIGFSFDWSREVRTSEPSYYKWTQWIFMQLFNSWYNLENDRAEDITTLIEKFNASGTADVKAVCDEDTKEFMPSDWATFTDEEKQIELLKYRLTYLRESTVNWCPALGTVLANDEVKDGFSERGGFPVEQKKMMQWSMRITAYSDRLLQGLDTIDWPEPIKEMQRNWIGKSVGASVKFQVEGNDKQIEVFTTRVDTIFGVSYLVLAPEHEWVAELTTPEQKQAIEDYISLTKKKSELDRMADTKTVSGAFTGTYVINPVSGERVQLWIADYVLAGYGTGAVMGVPSGDQRDWLFAKHFNLPIVQILDAQKDIDVQADPTKEGKYINSGFINGMDYKEAVAFLNNWLEERGAGKAKVNFRQRDAIFGRQRYWGEPIPVYFKDGLPYLVQEEELPLLLPEIDKYLPTETGEPPLARAEDWVPKDGGHYELSTMPGWAGSSWYWYRYMDANNNNDFASKEAVEYWKDVDLYIGGSEHATGHLLYSRFWNKFLKDLGYTKEEEPFKKLINQGMIQGRSNFVYRINDENGKPTNTYVSAGLRKEYKTSALHVDVNIVENDTLDIAKFKAWREEYANVEFILEGGKYICGVEVEKMSKSKFNVVNPDDLIERYGADTLRMYEMFLGPLEQSKPWNTNGIEGVFKFLRKFWRLFHNEDWTFHVNDAVPTKAELKSLHKIIKKVQDDIERFSFNTSVSSFMIAVNELTDLKCKNRQILEDMVIILSPYAPHICEELWLLLGNEAGTLSYTAFPTFKPEYLVEDEFAYPVSINGKMKMNLNLSLTLAQPEVESILLADEQFQKFLDGKPTKKIIFVKGKIINVVV; encoded by the coding sequence ATGGATTACCAATTCAAAGAAATAGAACAAAAGTGGCAGAAATTTTGGGCAGATCATCAAACGTTTAAGGCCGAAAACAATTCTGAAAAACCAAAATATTATGTGTTAGATATGTTTCCTTATCCATCAGGAGCAGGCCTGCACGTTGGTCACCCACTGGGTTACATTGCATCAGATATTTTTTCAAGATATAAACGCCTTAAAGGTTTCAACGTATTGCATCCAATGGGATATGATTCGTTCGGACTACCAGCAGAGCAATACGCCATACAAACCGGACAGCATCCAGCCATTACCACCGAAGCAAACATTGCAACCTACCGCAGGCAGCTGGATCAGATTGGTTTTTCTTTCGATTGGAGTAGAGAAGTGCGTACCAGCGAGCCTTCTTATTATAAGTGGACGCAATGGATTTTTATGCAGTTGTTCAACTCGTGGTACAACCTAGAAAACGATAGGGCAGAAGATATTACCACTTTAATAGAAAAGTTCAATGCTTCTGGTACAGCTGATGTTAAAGCCGTTTGTGATGAGGATACTAAAGAATTTATGCCTAGCGATTGGGCAACCTTTACCGATGAAGAGAAACAGATTGAATTGTTAAAATACCGCTTAACTTATCTTCGCGAGAGTACTGTAAACTGGTGCCCGGCTTTAGGAACCGTTTTGGCGAACGATGAAGTTAAAGATGGTTTCTCTGAACGTGGCGGTTTCCCTGTTGAGCAAAAGAAAATGATGCAATGGAGCATGCGGATTACCGCTTATTCTGACAGGCTTTTGCAAGGTTTAGATACCATTGATTGGCCGGAACCGATTAAAGAAATGCAACGCAACTGGATTGGTAAAAGCGTAGGTGCATCAGTGAAGTTTCAGGTAGAAGGAAACGATAAACAGATTGAAGTTTTTACCACCCGTGTAGATACCATTTTTGGGGTTTCTTACCTGGTTTTGGCCCCAGAGCATGAGTGGGTGGCAGAATTAACCACTCCAGAACAAAAACAGGCTATCGAAGATTATATTTCTTTAACCAAAAAGAAATCAGAGTTAGACCGTATGGCCGATACCAAAACGGTATCTGGCGCTTTTACAGGTACATATGTTATCAATCCGGTAAGCGGTGAACGCGTTCAGTTATGGATTGCCGATTATGTATTGGCAGGTTACGGAACTGGTGCGGTGATGGGCGTTCCGAGTGGCGACCAACGCGACTGGTTATTTGCTAAACATTTTAATTTGCCGATTGTACAGATTTTAGACGCACAGAAAGATATTGATGTGCAGGCAGATCCAACCAAGGAAGGAAAATATATCAATTCTGGTTTCATTAACGGAATGGACTATAAAGAGGCTGTTGCCTTTTTAAATAACTGGTTAGAAGAACGTGGCGCAGGCAAGGCAAAAGTAAATTTCCGTCAGCGTGATGCGATTTTTGGTCGCCAGCGCTATTGGGGAGAGCCAATTCCGGTTTATTTTAAAGATGGATTGCCTTATCTGGTACAGGAAGAGGAATTGCCATTGTTATTACCCGAAATAGATAAATATTTACCAACCGAAACAGGTGAACCACCTTTGGCCAGAGCCGAAGACTGGGTTCCTAAAGATGGCGGACATTATGAATTAAGCACCATGCCGGGTTGGGCAGGAAGCAGCTGGTACTGGTACCGTTATATGGATGCCAATAACAATAACGATTTTGCTTCAAAAGAAGCGGTTGAGTACTGGAAAGATGTCGATTTGTATATTGGTGGTTCTGAACACGCAACGGGTCACTTACTGTACAGCCGTTTCTGGAATAAATTTTTGAAAGATTTAGGTTATACCAAAGAAGAAGAGCCTTTCAAAAAACTGATTAACCAGGGCATGATCCAGGGTAGAAGTAATTTTGTTTACCGCATTAACGATGAGAACGGAAAACCTACCAATACCTACGTATCAGCTGGATTAAGAAAAGAATATAAAACCTCGGCATTGCACGTTGACGTGAACATTGTTGAAAACGATACTTTAGATATTGCTAAATTTAAAGCCTGGAGAGAAGAATATGCCAATGTAGAATTTATTCTGGAAGGTGGAAAATACATTTGCGGTGTTGAAGTAGAAAAAATGTCGAAATCAAAATTCAATGTGGTTAATCCCGATGATTTGATTGAGCGTTACGGGGCAGATACTTTACGGATGTATGAAATGTTTTTGGGCCCGTTAGAGCAAAGCAAACCTTGGAACACCAATGGTATTGAAGGTGTATTTAAATTCTTGCGTAAATTCTGGCGTTTGTTCCACAATGAAGACTGGACTTTCCACGTAAACGATGCGGTACCTACAAAAGCGGAGTTAAAATCGCTGCATAAAATCATTAAAAAGGTGCAGGATGATATTGAGCGTTTTTCATTCAATACCTCTGTATCGAGCTTTATGATTGCGGTAAATGAATTAACGGATCTGAAATGTAAAAACCGTCAGATTTTGGAAGATATGGTGATTATCCTTTCGCCTTATGCGCCACATATTTGCGAAGAACTTTGGCTGTTGTTAGGTAATGAAGCCGGAACTTTATCTTATACTGCTTTCCCAACATTTAAACCTGAATATCTGGTTGAAGATGAGTTTGCCTATCCGGTTTCAATTAATGGCAAAATGAAAATGAACCTGAATTTGAGTTTAACATTGGCTCAGCCTGAAGTTGAAAGCATTTTATTGGCCGATGAGCAATTCCAGAAATTCTTAGACGGAAAACCAACCAAAAAGATCATTTTTGTTAAAGGAAAGATTATTAATGTAGTTGTTTAA
- the truB gene encoding tRNA pseudouridine(55) synthase TruB, whose amino-acid sequence MSTENSKFKDFNFAEGELLLINKPYKWTSFDVVGKIRNSLKPLKLKVGHAGTLDPLATGLLIICTGKLTKQIDTFQAEEKEYTGTMILGATTPSFDMETEVDQSFDISNITKDEIYAACKPFIGDIEQYPPAHSAVKVNGERLYVKARLGEEVELRKRFVSVPEFEITRIELPEIDFRIVCSKGTYIRSLISDFGKTLNSGAYLSKLTRTRSGNFLLKDAFEVLELVNYIRTKKEEAKTEAEA is encoded by the coding sequence GTGAGTACCGAAAATTCAAAATTCAAAGACTTCAATTTTGCTGAAGGCGAATTGCTTTTAATTAACAAACCATACAAATGGACTTCATTTGATGTGGTGGGCAAAATCCGTAATTCTTTAAAACCGCTAAAACTAAAGGTTGGTCATGCCGGCACTTTAGATCCACTTGCTACAGGCTTGCTAATTATCTGTACAGGGAAATTAACTAAGCAGATAGATACTTTCCAGGCTGAAGAGAAAGAATATACCGGTACTATGATTTTGGGTGCTACTACCCCATCATTCGATATGGAGACTGAGGTAGATCAAAGTTTTGACATCAGTAATATTACAAAAGACGAAATTTACGCTGCATGTAAACCATTTATTGGCGATATAGAACAATATCCACCCGCACACTCTGCTGTAAAGGTAAATGGCGAACGGTTATATGTAAAAGCAAGATTAGGCGAAGAAGTAGAGCTACGCAAACGTTTTGTAAGTGTTCCTGAATTTGAAATTACCCGGATCGAACTGCCAGAAATCGATTTTAGAATTGTATGTAGTAAAGGCACTTACATCCGTTCATTAATATCCGATTTTGGTAAAACTTTAAATAGCGGGGCTTATCTTTCCAAACTTACCCGTACCCGAAGCGGAAACTTTTTGTTAAAAGATGCGTTTGAGGTATTAGAACTTGTTAATTATATTCGTACGAAGAAAGAAGAAGCTAAAACTGAAGCAGAGGCATGA